Proteins encoded together in one Branchiostoma floridae strain S238N-H82 chromosome 18, Bfl_VNyyK, whole genome shotgun sequence window:
- the LOC118406055 gene encoding latrophilin-like protein LAT-2 — MLVCMAFAEVLFMVRVRVPLGSACAAFAIILHYFLLTAFTSMNALAMDLFLTFRDALERAKLYQYLLYTWLMPVPIVIVTVIVEFGSSVSVGYGENCWIGNPVANLLAFGVPVFSAILVNAVLATFVLLAIRKSFEIADKAKSRSNSSKAWVYLRICFLTGFTWILGFIYPYVNSRAVEYIFIVLNASQGLLLALILTITSKMVREMEGGDQGTLWSG; from the coding sequence ATGTTGGTATGCATGGCGTTTGCTGAAGTCTTGTTTATGGTACGTGTGAGGGTCCCCCTCGGATCGGCTTGTGCAGCGTTCGCGATAATTCTTCACTACTTTCTGTTGACGGCCTTCACATCCATGAACGCGCTTGCCATGGACCTCTTTCTAACGTTTCGTGATGCTTTAGAAAGAGCGAagctgtaccagtacctgttgTACACATGGCTGATGCCGGTCCCTATAGTCATAGTGACTGTGATTGTAGAGTTCGGCAGTTCCGTCAGTGTGGGGTACGGAGAGAACTGTTGGATCGGCAATCCGGTAGCCAACCTGCTGGCTTTTGGAGTCCCTGTCTTCAGCGCCATTCTAGTCAATGCTGTCTTGGCCACTTTTGTCTTGCTTGCCATACGGAAGTCATTTGAGATAGCCGACAAGGCAAAGTCACGTTCGAACAGCAGCAAGGCTTGGGTTTACCTGCGTATCTGCTTCCTGACGGGGTTCACCTGGATTCTCGGCTTCATCTATCCTTACGTCAACAGCCGAGCTGTCGAGTACATCTTCATTGTGCTGAATGCTTCTCAGGGCCTTCTACTGGCCCTGATACTGACAATAACATCGAAGATGGTGCGAGAAATGGAAGGTGGCGATCAGGGAACGCTTTGGTCTGGCTGA
- the LOC118406244 gene encoding plasminogen-like, with protein MSTVCYYLRDRGTTYRGRANRDNACQFWTSQYPHTHNHTPQAYPRAGLERNYCRNPDGKDRPWCYTNNPLIRWMYCEEVFACDAPPTRCFYAVDKGRSYAGQTNR; from the exons atgtccaCAGTCTGTTACTATCTACGGGACAGAGGGACAACCTACAGGGGCCGTGCAAACCGGGACAACGCCTGTCAGTTCTGGACATCTCAGTATCCCCATACCCATAACCACACTCCCCAGGCCTACCCACGGGCAGGGCTGGAGCGGAACTACTGTCGGAATCCGGACGGGAAGGACAGGCCGTGGTGCTACACAAACAACCCGCTCATCAGGTGGATGTACTGCGAGGAGGTCTTCGCCTGTGACG cCCCACCGACGCGATGCTTCTACGCAGTGGATAAGGGAAGGAGTTACGCAGGGCAGACTAACAGGTGA